In the genome of bacterium, the window ATCAAAACCTAAGTGGCTAATCGTCAATAATAAACTGGGATGGGTCGCTTCAACCGCTTCTAACAGCCGCTCGACAAAGGTGTTGCGCTGCCAAAAGGAAATCTCGACAACAGTGACTCCTTCAGCCCGCAGCGCTGCCAAGAGCTCGCTCTCAAGGTGATACCCGCTTTTCAAGTATAGCACTACCGGTTGTAAGCCCGGTTGCTTCCTTCGCTGAGGAGTTTCTTTCGTTGTAGGTTTCTTGACTGGATAACTCGCCAATCCGAGTGAGCTTAGCTCCGGAGACCTATAAAATGGCGTTTCCAAGGAACTGCGAAAACATTGCCATTCGACGTGATGATCCGACAGTAACGGCGACTCGGGACGATGCTTTTCTAAAAATGCCCGCGCATCGGGATCAGGATCATCCAATATTAGTAGACTAAAATCGGGCAGCTTTTGTAGAAACAATTCAGCTGCATACCCCAAACCAACGCCACACCAACGATAGATTAACTGCTCGCCGCGGGGATGTAATTGAGCCGCAATTCGTTCCGCTTCCTGTTGTGGATCAATCCTGCTATGGATGTGAACAACCCTACCGTCGTCGTGAACCCAACGTGCGCTAAGTTTCCCGGATTTTGCGACAAACGCTTCCTTGTGCCAACCATTCATGACACACCTGCCGCAGTTATTACCGTTGTTTTCCTCCGGTTTCCGTAAGAGTTTTCGATGCGTTGTAATTCAGAAAACAGCTGTTCTCCGATGCGCAGAATATCGTGGTACAATTGCAAAGTCTGTGGTGCAATTTCTTCGATTTGGGTACCAGTGAGCGCATCTTTTCCAGAGACAAACATCGACAACAACGGTCGCCAGACGGTATGTACGATTCCAATACGATGAATCTCGCTGTCGATTTGTTCGAGCGCTTCACCTAATTGAACAATTTGTTGGAAGTCACGTTGCGAACTGCATTGGCAGAGGAGATTTGCATCGCGGATACCATCGTATAGTAAGTTTAGGATGTGTTGTAACGCAGCAAACCGACTCGATAGTTTGGCGACGGCTTCGGGAATAGAAGATGGAATATATTCGCGCTGGAGCCGCAAATCGACGCTGTCCGAAATCGTAGAGACTGCCGGACGATGTGCCAATTCCCGTTTCCAAACCTCCGCCCAAACCACTGCAACCAATTCCTCCGGTGTCGCATATTCGGGAACATCGCGTATCAATTCCCAAAATCCATTTTCATCGAATCCGGTCGTCCAAACGCGAACATCATTGGCAATCCCCTTTCCCGGCGGAAGCTGGAGGGCTGCGGCAACTTCGGTCCAAACCGATTCGACATCGAGCACTTCATGGCAACGGTAATGCAAACATTCGACGTGAAAACTACAGGGATAACAGGGGATTGTCGCTTCCATCACCCGGCTGCCGGCTTGATATGGGCCTGTTTCGTGAGATAGTGGTGTACCGAGATTGAGCGAAATGACTGGCGTTGCCATGCAGACCGCTACATGCATGGTTCCTGTGTCGTTGGTCAATAAAAGGCGGCAACGTTTGAGTAATGCCGCTAACTCTGCTACACTGGTTTTCCCGGCGGCATTCCAGGAACCGGAAACTGATTTTGCAAGCGGCTCGATACGGGGTAGTTCGTTTTCCGCGCCGACCCAAACCGGTGTGATTCCGTTTTGTACCAATCGCTTGGCAATCTCGGTAAACGAGGCGGGTGTCCACTCTTTGTTCGGTTGCGACGCCCCCGTTTGGATCGCTACTAATGTCCGGCTGGCAAATCCTTGGCGATGAATTTGTTCGTCAACTTGGCTCTGTACATCATCGGAAACGTGGAACGAAAGTGGTTCTCCGGGATGAAAGCCGGCGATACCAGATTGAATATCGACGAGATTGATTCGATTTTGTCCGCGATTCAAATTCGCTAAAAAGAAGTAACGGCTCCACGGTTCGCGGACTGCTCGATAACCAAACTCATCGAAGATGAGACCACGCGTTTCAGGAGCATTCAATAAATGACAAAAAAGCGCCGTAAGTCGATTATGGGTTAAGTTTACAACTAAATCATACTGTTCTGTTTGTAGCGCAGCAATTTGACTACGCAGCGATTGATGCAGCGTTACCAATGCTTCCGGCTTACGAGATTGGTCGAGAACTTCGCCAAAATCGAAAGGTAGAATCTTTGCAACATGATGAATCCCGTTCGCAACATCGACGAATTTTCTTGCTACACTAAGATGTACTTCGGTTGTAGGATGAAGGTGGTGGAAAGCGTTAAGTATCGGAGTAAGTTGCAATAAATCGCCCATCCGGTTCCATGATACCAGCAATACTTTCCGGTATGAACCGGCTTTATCGGGAAATCCTCTGGGGGGAAAGGGGGAGTTGTTGTTCGTCATGGATAGCGCTTCCTATTGATCGGAAAGCGCTAACCGTGGCGCTATCGAAAGTAGTTCGCGAAATTGGTTCGGAACGTAGTGTTCCAATTGTCTAACGACATCTTCCGGAATACCCGGTTCGTTGGCGATGCGGCGGAGATGTTTCCGGATGCGATGCAATACTAAACGTAATGCCCGATCCTCTTCATCAAAGGCACCCATGATCGCGTAGGAAAACCGGTCGAATGTCAGCGTAGACAACGGAACAGCAAACCCTTCCGCTAGTTGTGCGACAAGAGCCATTTGTTGGGTGGATTGAGACTGCAATGTCGTGCACGCAGCATTCATCGATGCAAGCTGATCAGGAAGATTGACATTTGACCATATTTCGCGAAACATCTTTTCGGTTTGCTGAAGCGAACTTAACAAACCAGTTAGTAAAATCTGAGTGCGAAAAATCGCCGGCAATTGCTCCGGTAATGCCACTTGATCGATGGCGTTTCTAATCGCTAAATACCGGGGATCAGTGTTCGGATCGTACTTCTCCCGCCACCCTTTATCCAGTCCCAGCGCTTTCGAGAGCTTTGCCCCGCAAGCGTGATACACTTTCACATCGGTGCGGATGCCGAACCGCCAGCCGCTTTGCGCCAACACATTCGCATAGCCGCCATCTTCCAACTCGAATTCCCCGCGACCACGAAACGGAAACCCGCCCACCGCATGAAATAGCGCGCGTGGCGTCGCGGCGCACCATCCGCCGACGATTCCCGTTTCAATCGTCCCACCGTCCGATAGCCTTTCGAGCTGTGTTGGAAAACTGCTGGAATCGGCACGATTTCCGCTTGTCCATTCGTCCTGCCAAACATCGGTAGAAACATACCCAATCCGATTACCGTGAATTAGCGCATCGGTAAGTTTGCGATCCCATCCATCGGGAAACCGAATGACATCATCATCCACTTCGATCAATACCGGCGCGGAAAGACTGAACATCGCTGAATTGTAAGCTTGAGTTCCTTGGTTTTCACAATGATGAATCACTCGAAAACTAACAATGTTCGGGAAGCGGTTTCGATAAGGAAAACGATCTAAAAACTCACCGGTTCCATCGTCGGAACCGTTGTTTATTATGAGGATTTCCGATGGCATTGACAAGGTGCGCAACATTGCCGGCAGCGCCAGCCGTAGTAACGGCAGACGATTCCGGGTAAGCATCACTATTCCTGTCATCGGTTCCATAGCGTTGTAAAGCGGGTAATCAGTTAGATTACGCCACGCTCTTTCCCCCATCGGTAAAATTCGTGAATCAGCATCAGCACCGCTTCGGTTGAACTCAATTCTTCGTGACGGTGTTCGATCTCATCGGCGATATCGGCAATTGTAATTTGCTTACGGGCTTGAAAACGCTTGAGATATTGATTGAGTTCGGGATCGTCCTTCGATTGCTCCAGCCACTGTTTGAGATAGAGCTGTCCCGGTTCTCGATGGGATACTGGCGTCTTTTGCGCAAACACGACACCTAACAATTCTTCCATTCGGTGGGTGTAGCAGTGATCATGCATGACTCGCTTAAGAGCGAGGTCCGCTTCACGTGTCCGTATCGTATCGTCGATTAACACATCGGAAATTCGCTGCCGGAATTGTTCGATGGTGGTTACCGGATCAATCTCACCCCCTGTAAACAATTCCGGGAGCAACGACCTTCGATCGAGAACCTGATACGCGCCGCAGGCAGCTAATTCAAATGTTCTCGGATTAACGAAATCGCCGTCGGGATTTATCGTTTCGTGATACGTACTCGAATGTAGATTGATGTTAACTTTCGTAGCGCTGAAGATCTTTACTGCTTCGTCTGTCGCGATTCGCCTTCCGCTTTCCTGTACAGCATGTTGCAAGGAATCGGCGCCCTTCCAGCCATCACCCCAGATTTTAAAGTCGAGATCGAGCAGCGACAAAAACGCATTTCTCCGGTTATAGTATCCTGCCCCGACAAACGACACCTCGGAACCATATTGCTCGATTTCTGGTGCGGAAAGC includes:
- a CDS encoding glycosyltransferase family 9 protein, whose product is MTNNNSPFPPRGFPDKAGSYRKVLLVSWNRMGDLLQLTPILNAFHHLHPTTEVHLSVARKFVDVANGIHHVAKILPFDFGEVLDQSRKPEALVTLHQSLRSQIAALQTEQYDLVVNLTHNRLTALFCHLLNAPETRGLIFDEFGYRAVREPWSRYFFLANLNRGQNRINLVDIQSGIAGFHPGEPLSFHVSDDVQSQVDEQIHRQGFASRTLVAIQTGASQPNKEWTPASFTEIAKRLVQNGITPVWVGAENELPRIEPLAKSVSGSWNAAGKTSVAELAALLKRCRLLLTNDTGTMHVAVCMATPVISLNLGTPLSHETGPYQAGSRVMEATIPCYPCSFHVECLHYRCHEVLDVESVWTEVAAALQLPPGKGIANDVRVWTTGFDENGFWELIRDVPEYATPEELVAVVWAEVWKRELAHRPAVSTISDSVDLRLQREYIPSSIPEAVAKLSSRFAALQHILNLLYDGIRDANLLCQCSSQRDFQQIVQLGEALEQIDSEIHRIGIVHTVWRPLLSMFVSGKDALTGTQIEEIAPQTLQLYHDILRIGEQLFSELQRIENSYGNRRKTTVITAAGVS
- a CDS encoding glycosyltransferase — translated: MLTRNRLPLLRLALPAMLRTLSMPSEILIINNGSDDGTGEFLDRFPYRNRFPNIVSFRVIHHCENQGTQAYNSAMFSLSAPVLIEVDDDVIRFPDGWDRKLTDALIHGNRIGYVSTDVWQDEWTSGNRADSSSFPTQLERLSDGGTIETGIVGGWCAATPRALFHAVGGFPFRGRGEFELEDGGYANVLAQSGWRFGIRTDVKVYHACGAKLSKALGLDKGWREKYDPNTDPRYLAIRNAIDQVALPEQLPAIFRTQILLTGLLSSLQQTEKMFREIWSNVNLPDQLASMNAACTTLQSQSTQQMALVAQLAEGFAVPLSTLTFDRFSYAIMGAFDEEDRALRLVLHRIRKHLRRIANEPGIPEDVVRQLEHYVPNQFRELLSIAPRLALSDQ